tattttgtgCACGTACTAAATGCCGAATGACCTGCACATGCAAATGTTTTCAAATCCAAAAGAGTCTGCGGCTTACATTTTAGAAAAACATAGGCCTTATTGTAAGCAAACCGCGAAAGCAAATAAGACCAAACTTTAACtcagtaaaaaaatgtaataaaatttaaaaaaatcgccGCATATAATAGGTCgcaaaaaatgtcaaaaattaaaaaacgttgTGTACGTCGCACGCGAGCGTTGTGTATCCTTAAGTATTACTGAAAATTAATTATCTTTTCTGTTAAAAGTTTAGACAAGGCTTTAATTCGTGAAAGAGTCGGCGGTTTGAAACATGGTGATAAAACGTGTTAACAGTTGTTAGCATGGACATTGGGTATCACGTGTGCACGTTACAGTAATTAATAACGTAAGTTACATCTTTAACGTTGCCTGCTATTTCCAGGAAACTACCCGACAATTCCTTTGCTTGGTATATTGCATACCGTGTCCATTATATAGGTTTGTGTGATTCGTCaaccatacacaaaaaaacatacataaaaataaatacccacaaagttgtgTATTATGATGGGAAGGTGGAACATCTTTAccacataaaatttaaataacctgatcgtgttttaaacaattaacactgtTCTATGGaagtgagaatatggtttcaTAATGTGACAatttaatagaataaaaaggtgtcacatctcccccaccctactatatacgtggtaactccaAATTACGCATACTAGTTCGTAAAATGTACTCGGTATGGATGAAACAGGtcaaaagttataacacatgtgttctgtttcatacataaaCCTTTTGTCCCCGCCTTGTACAAGtttccacgtatgtaactttacggTTAATTATAatcaataaatgaataaataaaagtatacgTACCGACAGCGGCGACTTTCTTTATAAGTTCCGACACGTTATCTCGGTTCTCAAAATCGAAACGTGAAAGTAACTCAAACAGGCGACCCCTTGACTTTTTAGTTGCTGGCAATAAGTGGATGGGTATTCGATCAACTAGAAGTGCTGACGATTTAAAGTAAACGAAGAATTCTTCGCAAATTTGTTTGGTTTCTTCGTTGCATTTCTCGTCCGAAGCGATGGATCCAAAGAAAAGGTTAAGTGTCATGTCAGACACCAATTTCTTGCACAATTCGTAAAGTCCGATCTGCATAACGAGAGAAAATTTAGGTATATAACTCAAATTAATAATTActcaaaatcaaaaaaatcgaCGGTAGGCAAATATCATATTGCCCAATGTTTTTCAAAAAGATAATGTTTTGAAAAGTTACCGAAGCtattttagaattattttataagttcTACAATTTATGTTGTTCGTAAgtagttttttgtttgttgcatTTTGAAATGTATCCGAAGGCGGACATGAGTTGTATCATGACCtatactcaatacacggcatCGGAATTAAGTAGACCATGATTGCATGtataattgttataacacgggtgttctgttttatacatatacacctcgtacccgctttatacgagttaccacgtataaaaACTaccattataaatatatacttataaacataaatatataaatatatatacaaaacgtCTGTCCTATACATACCTTCGTTTCACGTTTACAATTAAACTCGCTTTTTAAAGTTCTTTTAATCGTCTTGGGCAAAACATTGGTGCACGAATCACAAAGTGTCATGAGGTGCATGGTGCTACGTAGCGTCGATTCCAATATTTTAGGAACTGCATCAGAATGCCGAGCAGGGTTATGAATCATATGCTCGTCTCCTACCATACGTGACACGAAATCACCAATCACGTTTTTATGGTCGATGTTTTTTGCTCTCTCAAGGTTGGGCACGTCATGCGGGTTCATAAATACGTGGACGTTCCTGGGGAAAAAATATGGTTAAATTAGAAATggctgtaaaataaattaactgtGGTCTGTGGTAATGATAATAGCAATTTTTAACTTTCCAGATTTACccatcaaaaatataaaaatatttttttagagcataattaactttttcattaaaataaaatctcgTTATTTTTTGGAAACCAAAAACTAGTCTCtcttgaaataaaaaataaaaaaaacgactattttcagtaaaaatatttttgcatgcAAACATCTAGCAACATTTGAACTACACAGCAATCTTTATTACTTACCATCCAGCCAGCTTTATGGTAAATACATCTCCCAAACGCTTCTGTAACGATTGCAGGTATTCCAAAGGTGCTTTTCCAAAATCAAGAGCAGATCCAATAAATGGAATCCAATGTGAAACCAAAGGAGGTTCTCCTGCACGTCTGTATTTTACAAGGTCGAAATTagattaaaaaactaaataaaaaatttacaaacgcGGTACCTCGTAAGggagcacgaggtgtttatGAACCAAAACACTCAGGTTATAACGATTCCCGttaccccgccacgcgaggataaatgagttacgttcattcataaagtaaaaaatctaTCAACAAATTCGCCAAAATCGAGGGTTCTACTAAAACTTGCGTATggataaaatagtttaaagagtaagaactataaaatttgtttaaacaactaaccTCCGACGGCGGTTTCTGTAAATTGAGTAACAGACCACATTTAAAATAACGAGTGCCAGGGTCCAGAACATCTTTCAGCTCGTGTGTCGAATCAGATCAAAGTAAATAGTTGAAATTCGAATACCGGTGTCTGCTTAAATAGAGGACTAAACGTGACGAATGATCTTACGCAATACTATAAATGACGGAAAAGCAAAACATGCAGGCAAGTTACAAAGATAGATTAACTCACGTTTTGACGCAAGTGGGGATTACGGCAACGGAAGTATTTCTTACTCGACAGGATATAAGTTTTGAAAGATATTGCTCAACACTGGCAACCATGACGAACCACATTAACCAAGATTTTGACCTGTAATTTGAACTGGaataaacagtaaaatgaATGCAATGAAGCAGCTTAAAATACGAGCTCGTTTTTGCgctatatttcaatttatcacatattacaataataatgtggggtaagatggataccgttagcacatattatcccatatttcatgtttttaacaattaacacacaccttaccccaacatactatACAAACCGGTTAAGTTGCAATAACTTTACATATAGAATAAACGTTTTAATTTACCTCAGTATTGCGTGAAATAAAGTACATTCGGTACCTATTTAAATGTAGCCCGCAGTATTTCACCTGTTATTCaaacaatgaataaaatttactaTACGAACGATGGCTagcgttgttgttgttgtacttGGAAGTTAATTAGGGCACGCAGGTTTGTAAGACGAAGCTTTGGCAAGATTTCGTAACACTTCCTTTCACCGGAGGAATGCAagataataaagaaacaaagaaatgagaaaaaaacgaaaatattcGATGCAAACATGaacatgtaaatttaaaacttgcgTGAGAGTGGATATTTAATGAAAGAAACGTTTTTAACGGAAGCCTGTCGTTCTGCATTAGTCAGCGTTTTTCTaagaacagaaaaaaaacttccGCACGAATTATAACTCAGCACGTATTGGATGACGCGCTACCACGTGTGTGGAGAAACGCACCGTGACGTAAGTGCTACGTTGACGCAAAAGGTTTTCACGTAAATTCTATAAGTAACCTGACCAGCACGCCTAAGGGGCAAAGTTCAATTTGGGCAAAATCTGGTTTCGCAATACGGAATAT
This sequence is a window from Ciona intestinalis unplaced genomic scaffold, KH HT001097.1, whole genome shotgun sequence. Protein-coding genes within it:
- the LOC100175980 gene encoding cholesterol 7-alpha-monooxygenase-like, producing MFWTLALVILNVVCYSIYRNRRRRRAGEPPLVSHWIPFIGSALDFGKAPLEYLQSLQKRLGDVFTIKLAGWNVHVFMNPHDVPNLERAKNIDHKNVIGDFVSRMVGDEHMIHNPARHSDAVPKILESTLRSTMHLMTLCDSCTNVLPKTIKRTLKSEFNCKRETKIGLYELCKKLVSDMTLNLFFGSIASDEKCNEETKQICEEFFVYFKSSALLVDRIPIHLLPATKKSRGRLFELLSRFDFENRDNVSELIKKVAAVGSSEEKVRHLLIILWSAQANTLPALFWTLFYILNDKTARIDVLEEFEKHLRKTVPACDVIGTVTDDLKWPNLSDIQRMRKGDVDKLVLLDSCTKETMRMTGSSLAARRAHADTTVTLASGQEYKIRKGDYTSYFAPVTHQDADIYDKPEEYRHKRFLQHDDKDPSMLKSRTQFSKNGKRISPSTSIMTFGYGAVRCPGRHIALMEIKFLTLVLLRHFDIKLVKNYSRQSEDYPQFDLTHLGFGVMPPSRDVDVTLSI